The Synechococcus sp. MVIR-18-1 region GCTCATTGAGTTCCGTTGGCCCGTATTTGCTGAGCATGGTGCGCTCAAACAAGCGTCCAATTTCTTCGGTTTCACTTTTGAGCATGGTGGTTTGATTGGCCACACCCAAATGTTCGAGATCACGATCAGGGTCAAACCCTGGTGAACAGGCATTGGAGAACCGTTCCATAAACGATTCGCGATTGCCGTTGCCGAGAATATATTCAGCGACGAGCCGGGCCTCTTCAAGATCGAGAACGACGAGATACGTTCCTGCAAATGAACTTGTTGCAAGCGTCTCTTCGTGTTTCACCTTGCCGTGAATGATCGAGGTGAAGGCTTGCTTCTTGTGCTTTTCAACGGTCGTCCACACCTTTGAAACCCATGGGCAGGTGGTGTCAACAATGTGACAGCCACGCTCATTGAGAAGTTGCATCTCTTGAACGGTGGCACCAAAGGCGGGAAGGATCACCACATCGCCCGATGCCACACCAGAAAAGTCCTTGACTCCACCCTCCACGGAGATGAACAACACATCCATTTCTCGAAGGTGGTCATTCACTGAGGGGTTATGGATAATTTCGTTGGTGATCCAGATGCGTTCTTGCGGGTAGTGACGGCGCGTTTCATAAGCCATGGCGACAGCCCTCTCCACTCCCCAGCAGAATCCAAACGCTTCGGCGAGGCGCACCTGGAGTCGGCCATGGGTTAGGTGATACCCGTTGTCTCGGATGGAACCAATCAGGCTGCTTTGGTAAGCCTGTTCCAAACTCCCAGCCACCTCTTCGGCTCGACCGAAGCCTCGCCGGTTGTAGCGATCGGAATGATGCAGCGAGCGTTTGAAGGCGTGAGTATCCATATCTGTAACAGCAATGAATCAACTCTATGGGCTGTCTGGCACTAGCGACTGACGCAGAGGCCAATAAAAAACCCTGTCCCAGGATGGGACAGGGTGAAGCGCAGATCAAATGCTGCGAATGGAACGGATTATCGGCCTGATGACACGAAATCTGGATAGGCCTCCATGCCGTGCTCACCAATATCCAGCCCTTCAGTTTCTTCCTTCTCGGTGACTCGGATGCCACCGAACAAACCACCGATGACAGACCAAGCAATCCAGCAGGTCACGATCGTCCAAATGGCATAGGCAGCACAACCCAGTGCTTGGATTCCAAGCTGGCTGATGCCACCTCCCACGAGTAAGCCCAGTGGTGAGCCATCGCCCTGGATGTCAAAACCCCAAAGACCAACCACCAAGGTTCCCCAGACGCCACAGACGCCATGGACGGAGAAGGCTCCGACTGGATCGTCGATGCCTGATGCATCAAGAGCTGATACGGCGAAGACAACAATGATTCCGCCGATCAGACCAGCAACCCAGGATCCAACAAAGGTGAGGTTGCCGCATCCTGCAGTGATGCTCACCAAGCCGGCAAGGATGCCGTTGATGATCATGGTCAAATCAGGCTTCCCTGAGGTCAGGGTTGAGATCACGGTGGCTCCGATCGCGCCACCAGCTGCAGCCAATGTTGTGGTTACTGCCACGTAAGGGACCCACTGATCCATGGCGAGCTGGGATCCAGGGTTGAATCCGTACCAACCAATCCAAAGAATCAGTGCGCCAAGAGTGGCAATGGCCATGTTGTGACCAGGGATGGCCTGAGGCTTGCCATCAATAAATTTGCCAATACGTGGGCCGAGAAGCATCGCTCCAATCAGTCCTGCCCAGGCTCCAACGGAGTGAACAATCGATGATCCAGCAAAGTCGATGAACTCTTTGTCGCCAACAGAATTCAGCCATCCGCCATTCCATTCCCAACTGCCTGCAATGGGATAGATGAAAGCGGTGAGAATGAGCGAGAACACCACAAACTCGCCGAATTTCACGCGCTCTGCGACGAGGCCTGAAACGATTGTTGCCGCGGTTCCAGCAAAAGCAGCCTGAAACAAGAAGTCAACACTTGGAACGAGGCCAGCTTCTGAGATCAGCTCGGGCGTGACAGCCGGATCAAAAAACAACCCGTTGAAGTAGAGAAAGCCTGCGGCTATGGCATCGCCGTACATCAACGAATAGCCAACAAACCAATAAGCGGTTACAGCAAGGGCGAAGACGAAGAGATTTTTAGCAAGAATATTGACTGCATTCTTCTGGCGACACATTCCGGCTTCCACCATGGCGAAACCGGCGTTCATGAAAATCACCAGAATCGTTGCGACGAGCAGCCAAAGGTTGTTGGCTAGAAACGCTGCACTGAGTTCTGGCATCTCTGCGGCATGGGCCGAGAGGTTGAACAGGCCAAGACCGAAAAGGGCCAATGGCACGCAGCCAAGCCACAAAAGCGAGCGATTGGTTTTAAACCCGCGGATGCTTTGGAGAAGC contains the following coding sequences:
- a CDS encoding 4-hydroxy-3-methylbut-2-enyl diphosphate reductase yields the protein MDTHAFKRSLHHSDRYNRRGFGRAEEVAGSLEQAYQSSLIGSIRDNGYHLTHGRLQVRLAEAFGFCWGVERAVAMAYETRRHYPQERIWITNEIIHNPSVNDHLREMDVLFISVEGGVKDFSGVASGDVVILPAFGATVQEMQLLNERGCHIVDTTCPWVSKVWTTVEKHKKQAFTSIIHGKVKHEETLATSSFAGTYLVVLDLEEARLVAEYILGNGNRESFMERFSNACSPGFDPDRDLEHLGVANQTTMLKSETEEIGRLFERTMLSKYGPTELNEHFLAFNTICDATQERQDAMFSLVDETVDLMVVIGGYNSSNTTHLQEIAVSRGIRSFHIDTPERIHTDNSIEHKPLGEELTVEALFLPSGPVTVGITSGASTPDRVVEHVIQRLIALSEN
- a CDS encoding ammonium transporter, with translation MTTAYESPTRRRKSRLQEASLLEGPMLLLQSIRGFKTNRSLLWLGCVPLALFGLGLFNLSAHAAEMPELSAAFLANNLWLLVATILVIFMNAGFAMVEAGMCRQKNAVNILAKNLFVFALAVTAYWFVGYSLMYGDAIAAGFLYFNGLFFDPAVTPELISEAGLVPSVDFLFQAAFAGTAATIVSGLVAERVKFGEFVVFSLILTAFIYPIAGSWEWNGGWLNSVGDKEFIDFAGSSIVHSVGAWAGLIGAMLLGPRIGKFIDGKPQAIPGHNMAIATLGALILWIGWYGFNPGSQLAMDQWVPYVAVTTTLAAAGGAIGATVISTLTSGKPDLTMIINGILAGLVSITAGCGNLTFVGSWVAGLIGGIIVVFAVSALDASGIDDPVGAFSVHGVCGVWGTLVVGLWGFDIQGDGSPLGLLVGGGISQLGIQALGCAAYAIWTIVTCWIAWSVIGGLFGGIRVTEKEETEGLDIGEHGMEAYPDFVSSGR